In the genome of Methanopyrus kandleri AV19, one region contains:
- a CDS encoding RNA ligase, with translation MADPSKDVKKLSMILESEEWRVEKAIERGTIRRVRTSFPGFVYYRTVREFAGFERGTLIVPSHGLLLRGFPKIERALLLEPALRSRFGEVGKVIVEEKMNGHNVRVFELDGEVYAATRGGLICPYTTHKLRNMFEDELKQFFEDYPGTVVCGEFVGKENPYVSREYPEARDVGFFVFDVRDPSGRFWSYEEKLKVDEYGLERVRCFGEFEVSEVEEIHRIVRELDREGREGIVIKDPDRKLPPLKYTTHSAHVEEIEWAFRFAFDLGRDFVLTRTIREGFQSFEWCEKDRELKRRGAEIGRAIVEGLRRAVEQVVEEGEAYEEIPLTFESREWFERYEDFVKRVTGGTHSLKIIEEKEDGTVRAVLRKRYFGTGDKVSRILEEGVL, from the coding sequence GTGGCTGATCCCTCTAAAGACGTTAAGAAGCTGTCGATGATACTCGAATCGGAGGAATGGCGCGTAGAAAAAGCCATAGAGCGTGGCACGATCCGGCGTGTGAGGACGTCTTTCCCGGGCTTCGTCTACTACAGAACCGTACGGGAATTCGCCGGGTTCGAGCGAGGAACCTTGATCGTCCCGAGCCACGGGTTGTTGCTGCGCGGGTTTCCCAAGATTGAGCGCGCGTTGTTGCTTGAGCCGGCTCTCAGGTCGAGGTTCGGTGAGGTGGGGAAAGTGATCGTAGAGGAGAAGATGAACGGTCACAACGTACGCGTGTTCGAGCTGGACGGAGAGGTGTACGCGGCCACGCGCGGGGGTTTGATCTGCCCGTACACTACTCACAAGCTCCGGAACATGTTTGAGGATGAGTTGAAGCAGTTCTTCGAGGACTACCCCGGAACGGTAGTCTGTGGTGAGTTCGTGGGGAAGGAGAATCCGTACGTGTCCCGCGAGTACCCGGAAGCCCGTGACGTGGGGTTCTTCGTGTTCGACGTCCGGGACCCGAGCGGACGGTTCTGGTCGTACGAGGAGAAACTGAAGGTGGACGAGTACGGGCTCGAACGCGTTCGGTGCTTCGGTGAGTTCGAGGTGAGCGAAGTCGAGGAGATCCACCGTATCGTCCGCGAGCTCGATCGTGAAGGTCGGGAAGGTATCGTCATCAAGGATCCGGATCGAAAGCTGCCTCCATTGAAGTACACGACACACTCGGCGCACGTTGAGGAGATCGAGTGGGCGTTCAGGTTCGCGTTCGACTTAGGTCGTGACTTCGTGCTGACTCGCACGATCCGCGAAGGATTCCAATCGTTTGAATGGTGTGAAAAAGATAGAGAGCTGAAGCGTCGGGGCGCGGAGATAGGGCGAGCGATAGTAGAGGGATTGAGGAGGGCTGTGGAGCAGGTGGTGGAAGAAGGCGAGGCCTACGAAGAGATCCCACTGACCTTCGAATCACGGGAGTGGTTCGAACGGTACGAAGACTTCGTGAAACGGGTCACCGGAGGCACTCATTCGCTGAAGATCATCGAAGAGAAGGAGGACGGAACCGTCCGTGCGGTGCTGCGGAAGCGTTACTTCGGGACCGGTGATAAGGTGTCACGAATCCTCGAGGAGGGGGTCCTGTAG
- a CDS encoding HAD family hydrolase, translating to MIEVEIPGRGELRLEHLVLDYNGTIASGGKLLESVVEPLQELTEIVHVVVASADTYGTVEDELNDAGLDIEVYRVSAGNEREDKAELIEELGPEVCAAVGNGANDELMLRRAALGICVIGPEGACSRTLLNAHVVVREPREALELLLDPKALRATMRC from the coding sequence TTGATAGAAGTAGAGATTCCAGGTCGAGGCGAACTGCGGCTAGAGCACCTAGTTCTCGATTACAACGGCACGATAGCCTCGGGAGGAAAGTTGCTCGAAAGCGTTGTCGAACCACTGCAAGAGCTTACCGAAATCGTGCACGTTGTCGTCGCATCAGCGGATACTTACGGTACGGTTGAAGACGAGCTGAACGATGCCGGGCTGGACATCGAGGTCTACAGGGTGAGCGCCGGGAACGAGCGGGAGGATAAAGCTGAACTGATCGAGGAACTGGGGCCGGAAGTCTGCGCCGCCGTGGGGAACGGCGCGAACGACGAGTTGATGCTTAGAAGGGCTGCGTTAGGCATCTGCGTGATAGGCCCGGAGGGAGCGTGTTCGAGGACCTTGCTGAATGCACACGTGGTCGTGCGGGAGCCACGTGAAGCCTTGGAGCTACTCCTCGATCCGAAAGCGCTCAGGGCGACGATGAGGTGTTAG